In Pleurocapsa sp. PCC 7319, the following are encoded in one genomic region:
- a CDS encoding pentapeptide repeat-containing protein, whose amino-acid sequence MGANLRGTNLTKSHLGQAKLNESSLADAGMLQAYLNKCRNE is encoded by the coding sequence TTGGAGCAAACTTACGAGGTACAAACCTAACCAAATCTCATCTGGGTCAAGCTAAATTGAACGAATCAAGTCTGGCTGATGCGGGAATGCTTCAAGCGTACCTAAATAAATGTAGAAATGAGTAA